The following are encoded in a window of Diorhabda sublineata isolate icDioSubl1.1 chromosome 5, icDioSubl1.1, whole genome shotgun sequence genomic DNA:
- the LOC130444730 gene encoding uncharacterized protein LOC130444730, with product MDIQYQVRAKIALYAIKAVIIYEINEFYTICILRKPHYDKQLPNWFLIRTTINSALDYLKRIGYIEIIREISLTTPTILNDVIMEKFQLKNLSLYGLSTLNYRDTVVVDDLLDNNVTVKTIILKLNASLDTLGVGADYDVSMKFLSIFPLRIKSRISIAFNNINIHLILIINNRNKNYKIQHLELHWCFSRLNNENEYHLIESINVIDSW from the exons aTGGATATTCAATATCAAGTTAGGGCTAAAATAGCCTTATACGCAATAAAAGCTGTGATTATAtacgaaattaatgaattttacaCGATTTGTATCCTTAGAAAACCCCATTATGATAAACAGTTACCAAACT GGTTCTTAATCCGTACAACAATAAATTCAGCTTTGGATTATCTAAAAAGAATCGGTTATATTGAAATCATTCGAGAAATTTCATTAACGACGCCCACTATTTTGAATGACGTAAT aatGGAGAAGTTTCAgttgaaaaatttatctttatacGGATTATCGACGTTAAATTATAGAGATACAGTTGTTGTAGATGACTTACTGGATAATAATGTCAcagtaaaaacaattattttgaaattaaatgcaTCTTTAGATACGTTGGGTGTCGGTGCTGACTACGATGTCAGTAtgaaatttttgtctattttcccTTTACGTATCAAAAGCAGAATTAG CATTGCTTTCAACAATATAAACatccatttaattttgattatcaacaacagaaacaaaaattacaagatTCAACATTTGGAATTACATTGGTGTTTTAGTCGTTTAAATAAC gAGAATGAATATCATTTGATAGAATCGATTAATGTAATCGATTCTTGGTGa
- the LOC130444421 gene encoding ATP-binding cassette sub-family C member 4-like, with product MEITQEKYYPNPREKANQFSVLFFGFAYEMFKKGYKKTLEVEDLYNPLNIDRSKLLGDVLQKNWDVQIEKSKNTNSKPSLLKALVATFWLEYFKLAIMAAVTDLCLKTVQPQILGMLLAYFKPESEVTRSEASMYAGIIVLINICNFSIGGRYMLEAFHSGMRIRAACCALMYRKALKLSKTALGDTASGKIVNLLSNDVSRFDVVSLFINQMWIAPLGSLIIMGLLYKETGYAGVVGIFAVFIVVSIQSYTGKLSARYRKQTALKTDERVRLMDEIISGIQVIKMYAWENPFRKIIRFARKAEIKYVTKSSYVRALFMAFNLFTTRFSLFVTLMTIALSEGEITVAKVFVVMSYFNLLSMSMSTMFTRGISEMAEVFVAIKRIRDFLLNEEFDQRKIQTYTNGNIKSVDDFTEMIILKNLTVKWNLSYSDNALENISLNVSDGQLVGIIGPVGSGKSSLLQTILGELDVTNGDMKINGQISYASQEPWVFAATIRQNIIFGEEFDKKRYHDVIQACALERDLEQFVNGDQTIVGDRGASLSGGQKARINLARAVYRDADIYLLDDPLSAVDIHISKHLYEKCINGYLANRTKILVTHQVHYLKDADHIVILNNGRIEDEGTFNLLAASDNVYAKLLTAEPENTEQPKKMENVKFSRQLSQRSRKDSMASLSSAMSIADTLPDLEEIHDDNDKEKEFNVKDLQEESSKGKVHGSLLFKYMLAGSNIIAVILVILLYLGAQLSASSVDYWVSYWVNVEEARAVNNTVTSFYLIPAIDLTTRNCLYIYATFLTALFIVAMTRSIFFYKLAMLSSEKLHYVIFNNVVEATMRFFDTNPGGRILNRFSKDLGAIDEMLPKAILDSTQILLSMFGSLLLIVVVNPYFLILIFFLSIIFGFMRRVYLKSSKNIKRLEGIMRSPVFTHLKATIEGLTTIRAFRAQAILTEEFDHHQDYHSSAYYMFIVASTAFGFYLDMFCAAFLALLTFSFLFFGEILNMTGGEVGLAITQATALTGFLQWGMRQSAEVANQLMSVERVLEYKNLQKETDPVNPKKPSKEWPQHGEIIFKNMSLRYFENGPLVLKHLNLTIKPNEKVGVVGRTGAGKSSLIQALFRLAPIEGIIKIDDVNTQDITLQNLRLKISIIPQDPVLFSGTLRYNLDPFDEYTDEVLYKAIEDVELKDPANVINRLENRVMDRGANYSVGQRQLICLARAIIKNNKVLMLDEATANVDPQTDALIQKTIRKKFVNCTVITVAHRLNTIMDSDKVLVMDSGNIAEFDHPHLLLQNKNGVFYNMVIETGRATSEQLKKIAADSYQKVYALPE from the exons atggaaataactCAAGAAAAGTATTATCCCAATCCCAGGGAGAAAGCGAATCAGTTTTCCGTCTTATTTTTCgg GTTCGCTTACGAAATGTTCAAAAAAGGCtacaaaaaaacattagaaGTAGAAGATTTATATAATCCTCTCAATATCGATAGAAGTAAATTGCTCGGAGACGTCTTACAGAA GAATTGGGATGTGCAaatagaaaaatcgaaaaatacgAATTCGAAACCGAGTTTATTGAAAGCTCTAGTCGCAACGTTTTGGTTGGAATACTTCAAACTAGCAATAATGGCGGCCGTAACGGATCTTTGCTTGAAAACGGTACAACCTCAAATTTTGGGTATGCTATTGGCATATTTCAAGCCAGAATCCGAAGTAACGAGATCAGAAGCTTCCATGTACGCCGGGATCATAGTTCTGatcaatatttgtaatttttccatTGGAGGTAGATATATGTTGGAGGCTTTCCATAGCGGTATGAGGATACGAGCTGCTTGTTGTGCCCTTATGTATAGAAAG GCGTTGAAATTGAGTAAAACGGCTTTAGGTGATACTGCTTCGGGGAAAATCGTGAACCTTCTATCTAACGACGTTAGTAGATTTGATGTCGTGTCgttatttataaatcaaatgtGGATAGCGCCACTGGGATCTCTAATTATAATGGGGCTTTTGTACAAAGAGACTGGATATGCTGGGGTCGTTGGAATTTTTGCCGTTTTCATCGTAGTTTCCATACAAA GTTATACCGGGAAATTATCGGCAAGATACAGAAAACAAACTGCGTTAAAAACTGACGAAAGAGTGAGGTTAATGGACGAAATAATATCCGGAATACAAGTGATCAAAATGTACGCTTGGGAAAATccttttagaaaaattattcgttTTGCGAGAAAAGCCGAAATTAAATACGTCACAAAATCCTCATACGTCCGGGCATTATTCATggcttttaatttatttacaactaGATTTTCATTATTCGTAACTCTAATGACAATCGCGTTGTCAGAAGGAGAAATTACGGTCGCAAAG GTATTCGTGGTAATGTcttatttcaatttactttctATGTCGATGTCGACTATGTTTACGAGGGGTATATCAGAAATGGCCGAAGTTTTCGTAGCAATAAAAAGAATAAGAGATTTTCTTTTAAACGAAGAATTCGATCAAAGGAAAATACAAACTTACACGAACGGAAATATAAAGAGCGTCGACGATTTTACcgaaatgataattttgaaaaatctaacaGTAAAATGGAACCTCAGCTACAGCGACAACGCTCTCGAAAATATCAGTTTGAACGTGTCCGATGGGCAATTGGTGGGTATCATAGGACCTGTCGGTAGCGGCAAGAGCTCATTATTACAAACCATTTTAG gaGAACTCGACGTCACCAATGgagatatgaaaataaacggACAAATATCTTATGCCTCGCAAGAACCTTGGGTATTCGCCGCCACCATACgacaaaatatcattttcggCGAGGAATTCGATAAAAAACGTTACCATGACGTCATCCAAGCCTGCGCTTTAGAAAGAGATTTGGAACAATTCGTTAACGGCGATCAAACAATTGTGG GTGACAGAGGTGCTTCTTTAAGCGGCGGTCAAAAAGCTAGAATAAATTTGGCGAGAGCAGTATACAGGGATGCCGATATTTATCTATTGGACGATCCTTTATCGGCTGTGGATATCCACATTTCCAAACATTTGTACGAAAAATGCATCAACGGATATTTAGCGAACAGAACGAAAATTCTAGTCACACATCAAGTACATTATTTGAAAGATGCAGATCACATCGTTATTTTAAATAac ggcCGTATTGAAGACGAAGGTACATTCAATCTGTTAGCTGCTAGTGACAACGTTTACGCTAAATTATTAACAGCCGAACCTGAAAATACCGAACAgccaaaaaaaatggaaaacgtGAAATTTTCGAGGCAGCTATCGCAACGG AGTCGTAAAGATTCGATGGCTAGTTTATCCAGCGCTATGAGTATAGCTGATACTCTACCggatttagaagaaattcacgACGATAacgacaaagaaaaagaattcaaCGTGAAGGATCTCCAAGAAGAATCTTCCAAAGGGAAAGTTCACGGTTCAttgttattcaaatatatgttaGCCGGATCTAACATAATCGCAGTTATTTTGGTCATCCTTTTATATTTAG gGGCCCAATTGTCTGCGAGTAGTGTCGACTACTGGGTGAGTTATTGGGTTAACGTCGAAGAAGCTAGAGCTGTTAATAACACCGTCACGTCGTTTTATTTAATACCTGCAATTGATTTAACCACCAGGAATTGTCTTTACATATACGCTACTTTTTTGACCGCCCTGTTTATTGTAGCTATGACCcgatctatatttttttataaattggcCATGTTGAGCTCAGAAAAGTTGCATtacgttatttttaataacgtcGTTGAGGCTACGATGCGTTTTTTCGATACGAATCCGGGCGGCAGAATTTTGAACAGGTTTTCGAAAGATTTGGGCGCCATCGACGAAATGCTACCGAAAGCTATTTTGGATTCTACACAG atccTACTATCAATGTTTGGTTCACTACTATTGATTGTCGTGGTAAATCCTTACTTTTTAATCCtaatattctttttatctataatttttggtTTCATGAGACGCGTATATCTAAAATCCTCTAAGAACATAAAGAGATTAGAAGGAATAA TGCGAAGTCCTGTGTTTACTCATTTAAAAGCAACCATAGAAGGTTTAACAACAATCAGAGCATTTAGAGCCCAAGCAATCCTCACCGAAGAATTCGACCATCACCAAGACTACCATTCGAGCGCTTACTACATGTTTATAGTAGCTAGTACCGCATTTGGATTCTACTTAGACATGTTCTGTGCTGCTTTCTTAGCATTATTAACATTCAGCTTCTTATTTTTCGGAGAAATTCTGAACATGACAGGTGGAGAAGTCGGTTTAGCCATAACTCAAGCCACCGCATTAACTGGATTTTTGCAATGGGGCATGCGACAATCCGCCGAAGTAGCCAATCAATTGATGAGCGTCGAAAGGGTATTGGAATACaagaatttacaaaaagaaaCAGACCCCGTCAATCCGAAAAAACCTTCTAAAGAGTGGCCGCAGCACGGggaaattatctttaaaaacatgAGTTTGAGATACTTCGAAAACGGGCCGTTGGTATTAAAGCATCTGAATTTAACCATAAAACCGAATGAAAAG GTTGGCGTTGTCGGTCGAACAGGAGCCGGAAAATCTTCTTTAATCCAAGCCCTATTTAGACTAGCCCCTATCGAAGGTATCATAAAAATAGATGACGTTAATACGCAGGATATAACCTTGCAAAATTTGCGTTTAAAAATTTCCATCATCCCTCAAGATCCCGTACTATTTTCCGGTACTTTACGTTACAATTTAGATCCATTCGATGAATATACAGACGAAGTCCTCTACAAAGCCATCGAAGACGTCGAATTAAAAGATCCCGCCAACGTAATCAATAGATTGGAGAATAGGGTTATGGATAGAGGAGCGAATTATAGCGTTGGACAAAGACAACTGATATGTCTAGCTAGagctataataaaaaataataaagttttgatGCTAGACGAAGCTACAGCTAACGTAGACCCGCA AACCGATGctttaattcaaaaaactatacgtaaaaaatttgttaactgCACCGTTATAACCGTGGCTCATAGATTGAACACCATCATGGATTCCGATAAAGTATTGGTGATGGATTCTGGTAATATCGCTGAGTTCGATCATCCTCATCTTCTTCTGCAGAACAAAAACGGCGTTTTTTACAATATGGTGATTGAAACTGGTAGAGCAACATCGGAACAACTTAAAAAAATCGCAGCTGACAGCTATCAAAAAGTTTACGCCCTCCCAGagtga